Genomic segment of Salvia hispanica cultivar TCC Black 2014 chromosome 2, UniMelb_Shisp_WGS_1.0, whole genome shotgun sequence:
TTCTCCAAAGTTATATGTGGGTGTGGGTATTATATGCTAATAgctataattaatcaaatttttgttGACACCAAGTATTCTATAAACTGTTACTTTAGCCATACTTTGACCAGTTATGTGAATGTATAGCTAATTTATGATGTTGATCGACATTAACTAATGTTATTGcaacatattttatatcaattacTTATCATCAATagtattaactaaaaaaaaccAATGAAATCAAACAATCTATTACTAGAACGcgaattccaaatattttttttccatgcTTGTTGTCTTCAGTTATGATGCCTTTTCTGTTCCTGGAATATTAAAATGCTAGATTAGAATCTTGGCATCAATTTAAATGgcctccctctctctcaccctataataataatcatgACAAACCCATTTTTCCAAACGTCAAGGAACCCCTTCGAGTTCAGGCGGGCAACAGTGTTCTTTCGATTAgcctttcttctttccttttggaTTTAATCATTAGTTTTCTATAATAGTGTAATGTGGAGAACAagttttcatgttttattttcatacaactattttttctttcctttggGAGAAATTTATCATTGTGGTTGCCATACGCCATGGGCCACGGTCATCAGGGCGCACTGTCTGTATGTgtgattttttgatttttggggTTAAATTTCTTGAACATATATTGATGATTATCatgatatataattatattagatCTACACGGAACGGAAGCCCCATCAGTTTATTTTGACTGGCATCAAAATTGGCTATGGTTTTGCTTTTCAGTaccaaatataatttttgaaacataGAGAACTGGAACTTTTAgctaatatacatatatatacagtTTTGTTTTAAAGTTAATTAGTGCCCATTTGAACTACTATCAGGTTTATTTCACGTGAAGAAGTCAACCTACTTAAGtttatttcacaattttatgcaaattatataaacaatCTTCTGTTTTCTTGTTATACCAGAGCATCAATGATAAAATATGCTCCTTGAACTACAAGAACTACAAGGCAGAGATAAAGACTGCTAATTCACAGGATTCTTATAAGGATGGAGTAATTGTCCTAGTGACTGGCTGCTTGACCGGAAAGGACGGCCTAAGAAGGAAATTCACGCAAACCTTTTTTCTTGCTCCTCAAGACAAAGGATACTatgttttaaatgatatttttaggTATGTAGATGAAAGTGGATCAGACATGGTTCCGGTGGTGGAGGACATTGGAGTTCAAGAGACACCGTCAAATTCTTTGGGGCCAAATGCAGGTTGGCTTTATAATTgcttcttttgtttttcatgaTTATCAATAGATTTGCCTTTGCCTTATCATCGTGTTCATTTGTTCCTTAGAACCTGCTGAAGTTGTTGAACCCCCCCGTACAAACCATGCATCTTCCGTAATGCCTCAAGTTGAGATTAATGAGGGGGTAGTTGATGGTGAAGTGAGTAATGAAGGGGTAGTTGATGGTGAAGTGATTAATGAGGGGGTAGTTGATGGTGAAGTGATTAATGAGGTTGTAGTTGATGATGAAGTGGTTAATGGGGGATATGATGGGAATGCCGTTAATGATACTGATAAAATGGCAGACCCTCGTGTGAATGAGAATCATGTACTGGAGGCTGCAGAATCACTTCCTTGCTCACCCCAGGAGGACGCTCCAAAGAAATCATATGCTTCTATTGTTAGTTCGCAGACAAAAAAGGGTCCTATCAAAGTTTATGTTCCTACTAACACATCAAAAGTagttttaccaaaaatagaaaagcaGCCAGTCAACACAGCAGAGCATCCTGCTCCTGAATCTCCAAGTCCTATTGCACCCACTAATGCATCGGAAAGTCGAGATACTCAGGACGAaggtattcttttttatctgGTATTTTTCATATTAGATGAATGACTGAGCACTAAGAAACTTGACTTAAATTATTAGCATAAGAAAAAAGCAAAACCTTCTCTAAGATGTATGATAGGTTAGGGACGTCTACAAATATTTCTGTTCATGGCCCCTCCTTATCTCTGCACCAgcttatttgttttttgtttgttatttcttacAGTTGAGGGCCACTCCGTATATATCCGCAATTTGCCTCTGAGTGTTACAGCTTCTCAGCTTGAATCTGAATTTCAGAAATTCGGAGCTATTAAACCACATGGGGTCCAAGTCAGGAGTAACAAGGTTAGTATTACTGCTAGTTGTTCTGCATTCTTCAACGCgaatattatattgatatcGACTCTACATCTCTCCTCTAGCAACAACAAGGTTTCTGTTTCGGCTTTGTTGAATTTCAAGAGTTTAGCTCCATGCAAAGTGCAATTAAGGTACACGATCTTCAAATTATgtcctcttcttctctttcctttttcttttcttcttctacgTTTAGCGATCACCATATGACATAGCCAACACTTGTGAGGGAGCGACCAATCTGGTATTGTTTAAAGTAACTTGGGAGTGAAATGCCACTTTGACTTTGCTGTTCCTTTCAGGAAGTTCTCTCATCATCATGGTCATCTTGTAATTCTTAGTATCTCATTATCATGGATTAAACTATTTAAAAGGATATGCAGTCACTTGATGGGATCTTTGAGTTGGATACAATCTCTATTGACTCTAGAAAACATAAACCCACTCTGTTAGGAAATTTGGACTCAGCAATATGCTTCTAATACTGAAATGAATGGCATAGCCCCCTTATATAATTCCCATGGTACCTTGTTTATACATTTATTCATGTGCTGGAGCCACCCACTTGTATGGGCACCCTTACAGTGCAATAGGTAATAGGTTGGTATGATGAAGTCGCATTCTGGTAAATAGACGAGTGAtggcatttttattttgatgtaaGAGATACGAAGCAAGTTGaaacattaattttcttatgcTGTATGCTACTTTTCTGTGAGTGGCTGCATTTGTGAGATGTTACTGATGCTTGCCTCCAATGTCAACATAATGAACTCCATGTAGACCTTGAGCTGAAcaaaaaatgttgaaaatttgttgatatattttcttatagattgtcataaattatgttttgaaCTATGTTCCTATTTTacattatagtataattaccTCTGTTCTTCAGGCTTCTCCGATAACTATTGGTGATCGCCAAGCTGTTGTGGAAATAAAGAGGACAACCACCCGAGGTTAGTAAGAGCCTAACTTTCACCATCTCTATTCCTTGAAATATGCAGACTTCAATTTTAGATAGAGTCAATTATTTCCACAAACTATTTTCTTTGAGAGAATCATTCTTCTGACATTGCCGTTGGTTCTGCACAGTTGGTGGTGGGAGGGGTCGATTTACTCCTTCACGTGGAGGATATCGTAACGATGGGTTCAGGAGTCGTGGAAATTACAATGGCGGACGGACCTATGTCAGAAGCGATAGCTTAAGAGGCCGTGGAAACTTTAGTAGTGGGCGCAGTGGAGATCTCTATCAGCAAGGAAGAGGAGGGAGGGGCGGTCGTCGTTCCAGCCCAACACAGAATACTGCTTCAGCATAAGATCCGTGGATGTTGGAGGCAATTTTGACAGAGGTGTGATACCTGAACATCAATGTGTTTTAATCCTGGCAGcaatatcaaatttttctCCTTGCTCAAAAGTTAAGATTAGAGGGGTTTGCCTTAGATTATCGGAATGGGTATTAAGTGTAGTAGTATCAGTTTTAAATCTTAGTaccttttatctttttttttccctcttttgCAACAGAATTTTGTCTATAGTAGAGGGGATTCTTGCAGCCTAGAGGAATGTAGTATGAAATGACTATGATatctttatctttggggaaaaatgaaaattggttTTATTGTCAGTGTTATGTGAATGTTGCTGATTTTTTACCAgtctctttttttatatagtagtttatggagtatttattctTATCGGCaagtaaatataaatttttaaaggtCGCGCCACGATGGACTCGAACTCGTGACCATTGGTGAAGGTCACGAACATTAACCACtatctttctctcttatttcaTGTGGGTCGTTCTCCTTTAGACGTGTAGTATATCAATATATACGTTTCACGTTAATATAGTTCACGAAAATAAtcatgtttttttcatttttttatcttctcaAGGAAAATAGTCATGTTATTCCGCTTTTTACCATGcattaacattaaaaaattttatttattataaattctttctttttaataagatgaattttattttttattaaaaatattttaattattatttctcttttttttaatttaataattttgcattaaattgGTGAATTCTACAcctttgacaatttttttctaaaggatagttagaaaatttcaattccacGTTCTAGATGATGTGGATATCCTAAGTTTTGAATGTTGCATTCTTTCAAGAATATATAGAATAGTGAACTATACTAATAGTCGCTGATCTTGTCGAAAAATACACCAATGAtccctaaattttttttatatcatttttggtacgATAAAACTAAAGTAACACTAGGCACCACTAGTGTgaatatttaaagttttagaGCATTTTGGACCTTtctattctctttttattttttttcattttttcttccatcaccattttcttttgtaaacataattatactttcatttaaaagatatttgatgctttatgatttcaaaaattttaaataagaaactAAATGTTTTAAGtatgctttatttattttttaaattaaatattatttattatacagcTTAATCTGTAtgtttgcaaaaaaaatttataatttaattgtaacattttttaatataaatattaaagcGAATTATAGAAAATTCTTTGTgggatttatttttacttaaaaagtttacttcaattttttaaatttgagaagaaaaaaatactatagtgaatagtaattttttatttaaaaaatgttacttaaatatttaaatgttactatacttaagtaaaaaataaatattttaattacgtttattaaaatatagtatagtgaaaaatattttttgaatataataattaaaatttaagtgaatTATATCTAGCGTAAATTAAAGCGAGCTCTTGCAAGTAAATTTTtgtactaaaaatattaaagtgaactatagtaattttttcattataaagcTTAATCTATATGTTATtcaagtaattatttaaaaaatttgagtgaactacaaaaatggtccctggactatgggtttatctcgcccatagtccctggactttaaaaatatcgccagtagtccctggactaagggtttatctcgaaattggtccttttggatttttttggtacgaaaataccctttgatattattttggagggtttgggcaatttggtctttttacacttttaacattttaaatctgatattattttagttatgtactaactttgatattatttcaaaattatcattcttcttccattttgttatccttcactgaatttgttttttttatttatttcaatattagacttaattttataaaattaaatttaatatttagatttttaaatatcaataaatttttttaatgaaaactattaattcatggacactataaatattgattaaaactattaatttttgttatttaaatattcaattgaattgaagaggtacagaaaaataatatattaatcatgatggaaaaataagagttattctatttagtcttcgttcggttgttataattgcttgtgattaaatattatgaagttgactaaaaatttgatcctacttaaaattttatataggagtatttttgttgaaattttctagtaaattttgattgttttcaaattaataaacgaaaattatattacttttacattagatgcatatttatttcagaataaattgtgttatataatctatttatgtattaaatattgattaaaactaaggtgttgtcataccttattgattacatagtactatacactatcaaatattgattataactattaatttttgctatttaataatttttataattaaaaaatttattgatatttaaaaattaaaatttaaaattttgtaaaattaaatctaatattgaaataacaaaaaacaaattcaatgaagaataacaaaatggaagaagaatgataattttgaaataatatcaaagttagtacataactaaaataatatcagatttaaaatgttaaaagtgtaaaaagaccaaattgcccaaaccccccaaaataatatcaaagggtattttcgtaccaaaaaagccaaaaggaccaatttcgagataaacccttagtccagggactactggcgatatttttaaagtccagggactatgggcgagataaacccatagtccagggaccatttttgtagttcactcaaaaaatttaagtgaattaatttaaaagaaaatatttttgttgtaaaaGGTGCTTTTATGTATGTTCAAAATAATTGCATGATTGAAGAGGTACCAAATCTGTAATTTCCAGATACTGAAAATGCCCACCATGgaattttggagatttttttaatgcatagGGGTATAAAAGACCgataggtaccaaaaatgtaatttttaggGACCAAacaaactataaaattttttttggaattaatggTGCATTTTTAGACAATATCAGAGACTATCGGTGGAGCTCAccctatataaaaaaaatgtttataatttatgaatacTATTGACTTCACATTATAACTGTATACTATAGCCTATTTATTGGgcttttaatttgtatattcaGATCGCAATGTCCAATAATGGCTAAGAGATCTTTTGTTGTCTAAAAAGAGATACTAGTAGTCtataaaagaaattacatAAACAAATTATAGGGACAGTAAATAAGCTACTCCACTTCCTTTATTAAATGAAACATATGTAAGAAAATgagatttattaattatataaagatgattaaaataaaaaaacatagtaataaaataaaaaagaaaaattaagagagaataccaaaaaagaaagactCGTGCTACTTATTTATCTTAGATATCGCGAAGTGACATATACTCTATGAATCAATTAAGAAGAGAAGGAGGAAGTAAAAGTATATAAAGATgagatttattaattatataaagatgattaaaataaaaaaacatagtaataaaataaaaaagaaaaattaagagagaataccaaaaaaaaagactcGTGCTACTTATTTATCTTAGATATCGCGAAGTGATATATACTCTATGGATCAATTAAGAAGAGAAGGAGGAAGTAAAAGTatataatgattaattattctataattaaattaattttaaattataggaAAGTTTTAATCGTGGTGCAAATcaaaatgtttaattatttctttttattataaataaatgaccGATAATAACTCTTCAGTAATCTTACGACGACACTCGAGTCTTGACCAATATTAATtgaagtaataatattatataaactaaacttctcttttcattaaaagTGACATTTTCatgtgaaaattgaaatattgcaCTATCCAAAGTTACATTATATTTAGCAccattcaatttattttattctctttttatttaataatttaaaatttaaaacaccattctttttctttttttactacttATTACAGTAGATAGTAAAATTTTGTGTGAAACAATAGAACTATTGGTATGCGaataatggaaaaataatgataagattcaattttatagCGGGCAAGTCGCACGTGAAAGTCGCATGACGTAGTAATCTTGCTGTCGCGGTTTGGTTCCTCTACGCGTCGCCCTCACCAACTTGCATGGTCCTTAGCTGTCAGTCTTCACCAGAACATGACACGTGGTTCATTTCACCCAACAGCGCgacttcaaaattttcatggAGGGCCCACTTTAGATTTGGTGCATTGATTCTTTCTCCATTTGcccttctattttattcattttacaTCTTCACCCCCCTTCCCCTATCCACTGCGCTTTATTGGTgcttttcaatttctttaaatattttggaccAATTACATGATTCTATTTGAATATGATTTGTAAGTTTCCCATTTATTGTGAGCTATTAACTCATATATGATTAACTAAATTAAGAGCTATTTAAACTCTCACTCGTGCCTacacaaattacaaaatagtGTCATACTAATGCATTGTCatactaaaatttgaatcttaatcaattcatgaattatatatatgattttttttgtatttatgtaCCAATAACCTTTAAATTTGTACAAAAATTAGTAAGTAACATCGTATAGGGAAAAATTGATGggaaaatcataaatttagatcaaatacaaattttccattaattaaataattgttgaacataaagattaataaataaaattaagaaccaagaataatactagtatagaATAGTATTTTAGGATGTGACTGAAATAATAGAAAGCTGGGGGGAAGCCCTTATAATCAATTATGGCAACTTGCTTTGTATAGTCAAGATAATGTATCATTATTCTCAACAAACATATCCTAGCTTGCAAGTGgctagaaaaataaaaggttaaataaaaatacacacacaaaagGTGGGGGGCAAGTTGCTTATGTTTATTGTTGAagtcaaattaattttttgatcaATTGCTCTACGGCATAACTAATCAAGGTCACTAGGTAAACAACTTGcataaaaatactattttgCTTTggtttaaaataattaatctgaaAGACAATACATGGTGTAGCGATCAATTGAGATCCCTAATACTAATTCACTCCATATTCAATGTCATGttgtattaataattaaatgtataatatttaaaatgcaattgaattccaattttttatgcaaatgtgaaatagatctgattaacCTTAAAACCATCTAGTTGATTTTGAATGGATTTcatattctttaaatttctaatattttattattagagTACAAATCGGATTTCATATATACTACCATCTAAGTAAAAGTTAACAATACTAATAATACatagaataaatcaataaaaccAAAATGACATTATCAACCTCCAAAATTTGGCTGAAATAGTAAAGCACGTCTTAGATTACCAAATAACatctgaaaataaaatgagaacaAAACATGAAAAGGTAACATTATAATAGCATTGCCACGTTAGACattaattgataataataCAATATTAATCTAGAACAATAAAGTATATGAAAGTGGTCATTCTATATCAGAAGATAACGTTGTCGAACTCAAATCCACCCCACTTGGGGTCTCAACTGGCTATATAATATTCACAAAATGAATTAAACAATTAAGCTAATATTGTACTTTACTTATCCCATTCAAAAGATACCCATTTTTTCATGTCTAAATTGTATGAATTATTTGAAACGTgatttctgatttttgtttCACGTACAGTCATGTTCTTTTCTGACAACTTCTTattgtaaaaaatttatatgataaatGGATCATTTGTCACATCATGTAAATCTCATTTTCAccaatcaaatattttgtatgcTTAGGATACCTTTGATGCATTATTAATTGAGAGTACACGCTTTTCTCtgtctttaattttgtattaaaatcaaaatcagattaaattataactttataGTTTAGGCGCAAACTGTGAATTGCCCATGAAGCTATATTTATAcattgttaaaaaatatatcgaaatatatatactcatcGATAAAGATACTACTTAagtttaaatatatagtactacattattatactatagtagacataatatcaattaaaatatcacaTAAATAAGATCATTATACCATTacataaagtgaaaaatatagCACCACATAGGCATAGCACCTTATCATCATGCGGGAGTTACTTGCAAGTTGTCCATCAAGATACCGAGACAAAATAGAAGAATCACTACAATAAGTCAATAATATTGGGTATAGCATATTCAAGTTagattgagattatttttacaaaatattctACTATAAGAAGTGACTAGAAGTAgcatttacatatttatattttgttaaaaaagtaaaaaaaaaaaaaagtattaagattgttttagtttttaattacaaTTCCGGGGATATTTTGAGGGATTTTTGCACCTTTTCCTTCGgctttttccaaattttctagtaaatttttatcaattttaggTTAAAACCGCATGTTTTTGGAAGACAATTATGTTtctaaaaccaaaatcaatcaaatttcAGGTCGACAGTTGTAGTTAActttatactactccctccgtccgccattaggaatTCTATTTATGGCGGgtacggattttaaaaaatgttaagagaaatgggtggaagaaagttagtggaaaaatgatcccatatatatatatatatatatatatattagttttaaatgaaatgtaagtggaatgagttagtggaagatgagacccttttaccatttatggtaaaagtgaaccgagattcttattcgcggacggactaaaatggaaaaacaggatttctattcgcggacaaagggagtactatgttgttaagtaaataaaaaaacttttgATCCAAGTTAatgtagttttaattttatattaacattCTGAGGAATGTCTTTGTGTCAAGAGCGCAAcctattatatttctaaaaaagtTGGAATTgtaaccaacaaaaaaaaaaatatgactcatCCAAAATTATCGATTTTTAGGGATTTTTGCCACTTTTTCCTAGATTATCCACGGCTTTTCAACCCTTTTACggattttccaattttttggtttgaatcCATAATTAATCGCAAGTTACAGCctcaaaaatattgaaatcgTAATGAATCATTATGGGAATTCCAATTCAACTCTTGAAAGACATCCATACGATTCAAAGcttcaaacacaaaacacataATCCAATTCAATACCCAATAAGAAATTTTAGTACTACCtagcatattttattttcgattaGTCGTACaaacaacattttttattatttaaacagtacaaattcaacaataataatctAATAGGCAATTTGCATGTAAACATAACCAATTAGTTTGAAATTACGTTCTTAAAAAATGGGATTTTGTACATGAGTTGGATTTTGCCAGCAAGCGTGTCGAATATCGCGATATATTCGGCagaaattgattaaaaaagaaaaagaaagagcaGGCAATCCCTCCTCCTGTCAACACGTGTCACTCTCCCGACCCCCTCACGTTTCTCCACCAACACCCTTTTCGTCTTTTCACTCTTCCCCATGACTCCTCAAATCCCCTCTCCTCATGCCTTCCTTCCTCTCCGTTTCTCTTTCTCCTCTGCAACTAACGCCCAAATCCACGTCAACGGCTACTAGAATCCGCGGcttaaactaaattaaacaactccacttttcttttcattcaGATTTAACGcgaaattttccattttttcctTGATTTTTTGCGAACCCAATTGAGCTCAGCTAGCTCCGGCGAGTGGGCCCCATTTCTTCGATGGATTGCGGTGATGGGAAGCGGGAAAGGTTGAGTCTTTGCGGCGGAAACAGCGGAATTGCTATGAATCGAGACggggaagaggaggaagaggaggaattGGAGCTGAGCTTGGGGCTGTCGATGAATGGGAGATTCGGGGTGGACCCAATGCGGAAGAGGCTGAAGCGGTCGTCTTCGATTTCGAATTTGGCGTTCGACGAGGGGCGCGTGGAGGCGTGCGTGCCGCTGGCGAGGACGCGGTCGCTGCCggcggaggtggaggaggagtGGCGGAGGCGGAAGGAGTTCCAGTCGATGAGGCGGATGGCAgcgaggaagaagaggatggAGAAGCTGAGGAATGTCAGAGTGCAGCAAAAGGagattagtagtagtaatggGTATGAAATCTCATCCTCTCAAGGCTCCATTGGATCACAGGGCTCTTCTGGGATTTCCGATCTTGATTTTGAGGGTAATTAATCATCTTTAATCCTTCCTAATTATTGTCTTATTTGAGAAATTGGATTGATGATATATTCTGTTGATAAAGTTATGTTCTTGATTATGAATCTGTGTTGGTtctgttttcctttttggaaagATAAAGAGTATTGTTTAGTGTTTTGTCTTGGTGAGTTGGGATGGATGGCTTGTCTCTACATAGAGTTGTTGATGGTGGAGTTGATTGTTGTGTTGTAGTATGATGGAGCTTTTGTTGATGCATAGGTTGAGCTCATAGTGGATGGTTAGATTCATAAATAGTATGCAAGTTGTTGTTGTGGTGGAGTTGGTTGGTTGGTTGTGCAAGTGTTATGGATATGTAGGTATTTATCTTGATGTGTATAGCTTATCATATTAGATTGTCCATTCATATCCCCTCTCACTCTCACATTATATCCATCTCTATGCATTCATTGACACTTAGGGTCCGTTTGCTAGAGTCGATAACGAGTTATCTTATCCAAATTTACCTAAATTGTGTGTTCTTATCGATCTCCCTACCAGACGGCCCCTTAAGATTGCGAGATCAATAGCTTTGAGTTGATGCACATGATGGCAAAATCAGATTTCTTCTTTGTTCATGAGTTCTTGAAAGAGAGGCATTGATTTCACACAAGATGGTTTTTGCCATATTTGGAAAGCCTACTTCAGTATTGAAAGcttttttcctcattttcTGAAACGGTGTCTAGTGATTGTTTCTTGTCAATTTAGATTATGTAATGCATACATAGAAAGTAAAGGGTATCTAAATTTAATACCATGGTTTCATTTTGGAGCTAAATATGAACTTCTCTTGTCACAGGAGGGACCCAAAAGGCCGACGTCCCACCCCCTACGAGCCGGCCATCACAAGACCAGAGCGAGCAGGAACCGCCAACCCGGGCAGCGTCCAATAGGGACGCCAAGCCACCGAACCCTCCTCCTAGCAAGAACCCGATGTGTGAAATGCCTTACGTCTCCACCAAGGGAGATGGACCCAACGGCCACAAGATAGAGGGATTCTTGTACAGATATAAGAAAGGCGAGGAAGTTAGGATAGTGTGCGTTTGCCACGGCATGTTCCTCACCCCGGCTGAATTCATTAAGCACGGTGGTGGGGGCGACGTCGAGCACCCCTTGAAGCACATCGTAGTTAACCCTTTCCCTCTCTTGTAACGCGAAGGCTTAGTTCCGGCGTTGAGTGTTGTTTTCTCCCCTCTCTTGATGAGTAGAGCTGATGAAGAACGATCAATGCTTTGTAATTCGATGACATTGTATGCTACTTCTTCTTTCCAAATTCctacctttttaatttgttttgtaagattttttattttcggtttgattttaaatatgtatttgatcatttttgtGGCCTAAGATACAGTATCGTCTTTTCAAATAAAGAGTCCATAAAACTTAACTTTACtgtaaaacacaaaattaaaacatgggAGATCAATTTGTAGATAATATATGGacatcatttctatttttagttctttttaaaaaagtgacctaaaacattctaaaaatgacctttatattttaaaaaatccaaattttctaaaaatgaactaaaaagaTTACGTTATCTACAAATGACGattcttcattttcaaaaCGTAATAAGATGTGGTTCAGTTTTTGATCATAATCCTttagaatttataaaatgagataaaagtctacataccgaaaataacattttttaaaattagggCAAAACTACTCTACAATTTACAGTTTATCTACAATTTCAAC
This window contains:
- the LOC125203380 gene encoding nuclear transport factor 2-like isoform X2, with the protein product MAAQSVSPPPTPSAEVIGNAFVDQYYHILHHSPELVFRFYHDTSLLSRPEPDGHMTTVTTMKSINDKICSLNYKNYKAEIKTANSQDSYKDGVIVLVTGCLTGKDGLRRKFTQTFFLAPQDKGYYVLNDIFRYVDESGSDMVPVVEDIGVQETPSNSLGPNAEPAEVVEPPRTNHASSVMPQVEINEGVVDGEVSNEGVVDGEVINEGVVDGEVINEVVVDDEVVNGGYDGNAVNDTDKMADPRVNENHVLEAAESLPCSPQEDAPKKSYASIVSSQTKKGPIKVYVPTNTSKVVLPKIEKQPVNTAEHPAPESPSPIAPTNASESRDTQDEVEGHSVYIRNLPLSVTASQLESEFQKFGAIKPHGVQVRSNKQQQGFCFGFVEFQEFSSMQSAIKASPITIGDRQAVVEIKRTTTRVGGGRGRFTPSRGGYRNDGFRSRGNYNGGRTYVRSDSLRGRGNFSSGRSGDLYQQGRGGRGGRRSSPTQNTASA
- the LOC125203380 gene encoding nuclear transport factor 2-like isoform X1; this encodes MGMAAQSVSPPPTPSAEVIGNAFVDQYYHILHHSPELVFRFYHDTSLLSRPEPDGHMTTVTTMKSINDKICSLNYKNYKAEIKTANSQDSYKDGVIVLVTGCLTGKDGLRRKFTQTFFLAPQDKGYYVLNDIFRYVDESGSDMVPVVEDIGVQETPSNSLGPNAEPAEVVEPPRTNHASSVMPQVEINEGVVDGEVSNEGVVDGEVINEGVVDGEVINEVVVDDEVVNGGYDGNAVNDTDKMADPRVNENHVLEAAESLPCSPQEDAPKKSYASIVSSQTKKGPIKVYVPTNTSKVVLPKIEKQPVNTAEHPAPESPSPIAPTNASESRDTQDEVEGHSVYIRNLPLSVTASQLESEFQKFGAIKPHGVQVRSNKQQQGFCFGFVEFQEFSSMQSAIKASPITIGDRQAVVEIKRTTTRVGGGRGRFTPSRGGYRNDGFRSRGNYNGGRTYVRSDSLRGRGNFSSGRSGDLYQQGRGGRGGRRSSPTQNTASA
- the LOC125207485 gene encoding ninja-family protein AFP3-like — its product is MDCGDGKRERLSLCGGNSGIAMNRDGEEEEEEELELSLGLSMNGRFGVDPMRKRLKRSSSISNLAFDEGRVEACVPLARTRSLPAEVEEEWRRRKEFQSMRRMAARKKRMEKLRNVRVQQKEISSSNGYEISSSQGSIGSQGSSGISDLDFEGGTQKADVPPPTSRPSQDQSEQEPPTRAASNRDAKPPNPPPSKNPMCEMPYVSTKGDGPNGHKIEGFLYRYKKGEEVRIVCVCHGMFLTPAEFIKHGGGGDVEHPLKHIVVNPFPLL